GAAGGGCGACCCGAACACCCCGAGAGTCGCGAACCGGAGCAGCCCGAGGATCCCGGGGAGCGCTTGTTGGTGCTGAGCTACGGTGGCTTCATTGGCGGCGGGGTGTTCGTGGACGAATCCGGCGACCCGGATTTCGCGACGGGACCGGAAATCGCAGTGGATGTCGGGGAACGGGAGCAGAGTCACTTCGAAGACGACTTCTTCGTCCTGGCAGACCGTTCTCTGGGGCTGCGGCTCGGACTCACGGCGCTGGATGCCAAAATCGAGCCTCCAGGACCAGGCTACGCAGAGCTGGCTTTCACCGAGCACCTGTTCAGAGTCGGCGCCGGGTGGTCCGTCGATGTAGACGACGAACGCCACGGCCCGCAGGCCACCCTCGCCATGGGTCCCCTCTACCTGCGCGCCAACCATCAATTCACCTACGGCACCGCGGTTCACTTGGGCCTGATGCTGCAGGGCAGCCACGCTTGGGTTTGGAGTCGATGAGCGCTAGCTTCAGCGCAGCGAAAGGAAGCGCAACGTGCGTCGTATTCTATTGGTTCTAGTGGCATCCGCGCTTTGCGCGTCCACGGCGTCCGCCGACTTGATCCCCAGCGGGTTCAAGAGTGTGAAGCTATCCATTCAGGTCGAAGCGCAGGTCCCTGAAGGGCGCGCGCTGCTATTGGCGAATACTTTCCAGGGCGCGAGTGTCATCACAGGCAGCGAAGTGCAGTCCGTGGATTGGCATCCCATGGCGGGCGACATGCGCTTGATCTCGGTCAGCGCAGCGGACGCGGAAGAAGTGAAGAAGCTGAGCAGCCCTGGAGCCAATCGCGAAAAGCTCAAGGCGATCTTCGCGCGCGCGCAGAACTGCTCGGAGCCGATTCAGGGCGTGCGCACGCTTCCCGAGAGCAATCCGGCGGACGAGGTGCGCTGGCGCTTCCGGGTTTCCTTCAAGGGCGCAAGCTGTCAGACCGACGAATCTGCGACGCTGTACCTGAACAAGGAAGGCAAGATCGTCGGCACCGCGATCAAGAACGGAGCGCGGGCCGAATCACCGGTGGCGCCCAACGCGGATACGCCCGCACCCGTCGCGTCGAGCCCGTCGCCGGCGACGCCGACCAGCGCTCCGCCCCCTGCCGCTCCACCTGCGAAATCCGGCTGTGGAAGCTGCGTGGTGGGGAGCGCCTCGGGACCAGCCGGAGCTGACTGGACGGCTATTGCTGCAGCCGCAGCGCTGGCCTTGCTCCGGCGACGTCGTCGCTTCTGACATCGCGATGTCACACTCGGCGCGCTGAGCCCGATGGTCCAGCATGCAACGCCACTCGATGCTCGCCTTGCTGCTGCTGACAGCCTGCACCCCCAACAACGAGCAGACCTTGCCGCAGCGGCATCCGCCAGTGCTCGCGGCCAGGCAGACGGAGCAGGCACCGCCAGCCGCTGCCAAGCCCGTGAAGGAAAAACCGGCTGCGCTGTCTGCCCCCAGCTACGATCTGACACTGGATCTGGAACAGCGACGCGAAGGCCTGATCGACGAGCTCGGCTCCCGCACGGGGACGGCCGTCGCCGGCGACGTGTTCCTATTGGTGTCGCCCGCCGGGGAGGCGGCCTTGGCGGGGTCCTTGGACATCACCCGTCGCGCCTTGGAAGCGCTGTACAACGGCCGCTTTGGCCGACGCCCAACGCGAGCCATTTCCGTGTTGCTGTTTCCCGAAGCCGCGAGCTACTCGAGCCACTGCCGCAAGCGCTACGGCCAGCCGTGCACGTCGCCCTATGGCTTCTACATGCACAGTGAGCGGCGAATCGTGATGAACGTCGGGCTCGGGCTCGGCACCTTGACCCACGAGCTGGTGCACCCTCTCGTCGAGGCAGATTTTCCCAACGCTCCCACTTGGCTCAACGAGGGCATCGCGTCGTTGTTCGAGCAGTTCACCCTTCCGCGCAAGGGTGAGATCCATGGCTACAAGAACTGGCGCCATCCGCGCTTGTTGCAGGCCATCCGCTCCAAGCAGGAGCGTTCCGTGGCGACACCTGCGGCCCTGATGACGATGGACGAAGACACGTTCCGCGGCGACTTGGAGGACCTCAACTACGCCACCGCGCGCTACCTGTGTCAGTGGTTGGATCAAAAGCGTTTGCTGTGGGCTTTCTACGCACGATTCCGCGATGGCTACGCCACCGATCCGACCGGCCGCCGCGCGTTTGCGGAGGCGGTGGGCAAGCCCCCCGAAGAAGTCGAGGAGGAGTGGCAACGCTGGGTTCGCGCGCTGTGATCGTCCGTGGCAGCGCCGGGCCTGTCACAGCGTCGCCACGCACTTGTGACACCCGCGGCAGCGCCGGGCTTGCCACAGCGGCCGCGCGCCCCTAAGGGACACGGCGGGCAAAGTCCGCCCGCATCATGCCGCGCCCCGCTCTGATCGTCAGTGACCTGCATCTTTCGCCGAACAGTCCGGTACGGATCTCGTCGGCGCTCGCGGCGGTGCTTGAAGACCATGCGGACGCAGAGCTGATCGTGGCGGGAGACTCCCTGGACCTGTCCCTGCTGCGAGATCCAGAGGCCACGGCCGATAGTCTCACCGACTATCTGCGTCCTCACACTTCCCTGCGCGCCGCTTTGCAGCAGCGATTGGGACGCGGCGTCCCTGTGCGCTTCGTGCTCGGCAATCACGACGCGCCCTTGGGCCGCAGTGACGCCGTGCAAGCGCTTCGAGCAGTGCTTCGAGTGCAAGACGCTGCACCCTTGGAGGTCGTGCCGTGGTTCCTGCGTCGCGGCAGCGTGCACATCGAGCATGGCCATGCCTACGATCCGGACAATGCGGACGCCCATCCCTTGGCCAGCCCGGACTGCACGCTGGACTCCCTGGGCATCGCGCTCACCCGGCGCTTCCTGGCGCCCAGCGGCGCAATGCGCTTCAAACATCGGCAGCACACGACCCCCTTGGCCGGACTGGTGGACTGCTTCCGCCACTATCGCCACCGAGCACCAGGCATCGTGGCGCACTATTTTTGGGTGGCGGGTCAGCTGTGCTTCGAGGCGCGCGACCCGAAGCGAGGCCTTGCCTCCTTCGCGCGCGGCAAAGACAAAGTCGACGCCTTCGCCGCCGACGTCGGCATCGACGCGGAGCGACTGCACCGTCTGATCCAGGCGCTTCCTCCAGCGCGCCATCTCGATGCGCGGGAGACCTTCTTGCGCCTCTATTTCGATCGCACCTTGCCCACGGCTGCCCTGGCGGTTTCCCTACCCCTGGCGCTGACCGGCAACGGGCTGGCGGTGGGAGTCGCGGTGGCCTCGGCCCTCACGCTGGCAATCTCGCTGCGCGGCGGCGTCAATCGCTACTATCGACACGCGGAGCTCGAACTCGAACGAGGTGCCGATCTGGTGCGCCAGCTGACCGGCGCGAGTCACGTGATCTTGGGCCACACCCACGTCGAAGCCGATGAGCCCGGCTACACGAACCTGGGCTCCTTCGCCTTCACGCGCAGCGACGCCCACGCCTATGTGTGGCTGGACGAGCAGCAGCGCATCGAACGGCGCGTGGTGGCGTGACGCAGCGGTCGACGCTCCGGCGCTACCACTCGAGTTCGACGCGCGCCTCTTCTGGGCTGGAACTCACCAGCACGGCGCTGGGGTTCTCGCCATGGCACGCCTCCAACACCGCGCGAAAGCCCAAGGCGGCGGAGCGGTGAGCCAAGCGGGGATAGAGGTGGGGAGGATGACGCAAGGTGATCCGTGCCGATCGCTCGCCGAAGTCCGCCCGCAGCTGCACGCCCTTGTGAATGAAGCCCCAGCTCATGCGCGCGCCCTTCAGGATGATCGTGGGAGACGCGACCTTGGCGAGGGCCCGGTACATGCGGGATTCGGTGAGCTTGCGGTTGGCGCGGTAGGTGCGTTCCAACATGTCCTCGACGTCCAGACCGTGCATATCCATGATGGCGAAATGCGCGGCCACCAGGTGCGCCTCGGGGATCCACGCGCTGGGAGGCGGCGGCGCCGCGATCACCTGGCGCAGGGCAGACGGCAGCCCCGCCGCGTCACCACCCGTCGGGCACTCGTCCATGACGCCGCGCAAGAGTGAGCACTTGGCGACGTGCAGCGGATGCGAGTCCAAGCCATCCGGAAGGTGGCCCAGATACTCGGAGAGTCGTGGATAGCCGGCAAGCACTCGAAGTCAGTGTAGCCGACTCGGGCGCACGGGCGAAATTCGCACCCTGCCGCGGAGAGAAGCGCGCGATGCGCGTGCCTTCGCCGTGAAACTGTGCTGGGCTTCGCGCGATGGACGCGGCGCAATCCCAGATCCTCCAACCAGTGCCCAAGCACAGTCGCTATCTTTCGTATCAGCTGCTTCCACGAGTCGCGGCGCGAGACGCGCTCGCGGCGCTGCAGCGCCACGCGAAAACCGCGGGCTGCGTGCTCGGCCTCGGCGAGTCTCTGGTGCGGGCCGTCGGTGCTTCGGTGGACGGTCTGCGCGAAAGCCCGGCGCTCGCAGGCCCTGGGGTCAGTGTGCCTTCGACACCCATGGCGCTGTGGGTGTGGCTGGCCGGCGACGATCGCGGAGAGTTGCTGCACCGCGGGCGCGAGCTGACGAACCAGCTGCGGGAGTGGTTCGAACTGTCTGGCGTCATCGACGGCTTCCGCTATCGCGAGGGGCTGGACCTCTCCGGCTACGAAGACGGAACGGAGAATCCCCAAGGTGAAAAGGCAGTTCAGACCGCCTTCGTGCCGAGCGGCAAGCTCGCCGGCTCCAGCTTCGTAGCCGTGCAGCAGTGGCAGCACGAGCTCGATCGCTTTGCGGCCATGTCTGCTGAGGAGCAAGACCACACCATTGGTCGCCGCCGCAGCGACAACGACGAGATTGACGACGCGCCAGCGTCCGCGCACGTCAAACGCACGGCGCAGGAAAGCTTCGAGCCAGAGGCGTTCATTCTGCGGCGCAGCATGCCTTGGGCCGAATCAGACCGCGCGGGCCTGGTGTTCGTCGCCTTTGGCAAGTCCTTCGACGCTTTCGAGGCGCTGCTGGAGCGCATGCTGGGACTGGAAGACGGAACGACGGACGCGCTGTTCCACTTCACGCGACCGCTGAGCAGCAGCTACTTCTGGTGCCCGCCCGTACGCGAGGGTCGACTCGACTTGTCGGCGCTCGGCATGTAGCGGGGCTCAGTTCTCGACCTTCAGGCTGACGGTACCGGGTGCCACCCAGCGCTGCTGCGCCTCGGTACCCGTGAGCCAGGCGTCGTAGCCCGCGGCCTGCTTCAAGTGGCGCGAGAAGAATGCCACCAAGTATGCCCGCGTCACTTCCAGCGCTTTCGCCTGGGGCAGGGTCGCTGTCTTGCAGAAAGAGCACACCACGCCGCAAGTCGTCGGAGAGTCGATGAAGCTCATGTGATTGGCACCGAGCAGGGTCACTTCCAAGCTGGGAGCCTGAGCGCCCGCGAAGAAGGTCTGGTAGTTGTCGGCCTTGGGCGCGCAGGCTTGGCCCAGGGTTCCCGTCGCGTCCAGGGTTTCTCCGAGGAATGCCGTCGGGATTGGCAACGGCATGAGGTCGCTCGCATCCGGACACGCCGTTGGGTTGCATGACATCGCCGAGTCCACGGGGTCGAGCGCCACGAGCGCCTTGATCCGAGCGTCCCGCGCTGCAGCCAAGACACTGAGCTTGCCCCCGAGAGAGTGTCCGCTCACGCCGATCGCGTTGGTCAGCACGTGATCGGAAAGTGGATTGCCCGCCGCAGCCGATGCACCGAGGAGAAAGTCGATACCGCCCATGACATCGTCGGTCGCGGCGGCGTGGTTGGGCACGAACCCCGCCGGGTAGTCGAGCGTGCACGAGACGAACCCGAACGAGGCCACGTGCTTCGCCGTCGCATCGTACTGAGACGCCGGCAGTTGGAAGCCGTGGAGGATCACGAGCAGTGGCCATTGGCCTGCTTCCGCAGGCAAGTGACAACGCACCGGCACGTCGCTGCCCGTCGCCGCCACTTTCACGTTGGCCGTGTAGATCACGGTCTGCAGGGGACCGGTCTGAGTGGGGTCGACCACGGCGCCACCGTCCTCCGACGCTTCCGCTGCAGCATCTGCGGGCGCAGCGTCCACTCCGCTGTCGGGCGCTCCGTCGAACGCGCCCGCGTCCACAGCGGTTTCCGGGCCGGCATCAGACGCTTTGCTTTCGGCAGAGTCTTCCCCGGAACAGCCCACGACGACGGCCATCAGTAGGCAACGATGCAGCGCTCTCATTGGTTCCCTCTTCGCTTGGCTGGGACAGCTGCGCGCATCGCCTCCGCCAGCAGCGGCAACAACAGACGCCGCCGTAGTAGCACGACCAGACGTTCACTGAGCACGGTCGCAGCCTCCGTCAGATCTTCCGTGCGCTCTCCTGCAGCGGGAAGCACTCCGTGTCGGAACATCTCCAGTTCGACGGTCACCAGATTGCGCAACGCTTCCAGGTAGCGTTGCAGGATGTCGATGGGCAGCATCTCTGGAGCGAGGCCGGCCTTGCGCGCTGCCCCGAGCGTCCGCAGCAAGGCCACATCGTCGCCCCCGTAGCGCGCCCGCTTTCCTTTGGCGACGGGACGAATCACCCCCATGGCTTCGAGTCGGTCGAGATCCGCCGCGACGACCCCGGCGGCGAGCAACTCCGCTCGTGACTTCCCTCCGGCCACTGCCATCTTTCCAAGCGCGCGATCCACCGCACTGGCCATGAGCAAGTCGCCGGACTGGTCTTGCGCGCCCTCGAGCATGTCGCGAATCACGGACAGCGGCAGGAAATGCTCTCGCTGCAAACGCTTGATGGCCCTGATGCGGTCGACGAGAGAGCGATCGTAGTAGGCCATGTTGCGCGCAGTGCGTTTCGCGGGTGGGGGCAGCAGCCCCTCACGCACGTAGTGCTTGATGGTCGCCGCCGGCACCTCGCTGAGCTTCACTAGGGTCGCCATCTTGACCAGCTCACCTTCCATAGTGAGAAGTCGTACTTCCTACTTTTGGAGCAAGCAAGTCGATTTCGGCCGCGG
The nucleotide sequence above comes from Polyangiaceae bacterium. Encoded proteins:
- a CDS encoding MerR family transcriptional regulator is translated as MEGELVKMATLVKLSEVPAATIKHYVREGLLPPPAKRTARNMAYYDRSLVDRIRAIKRLQREHFLPLSVIRDMLEGAQDQSGDLLMASAVDRALGKMAVAGGKSRAELLAAGVVAADLDRLEAMGVIRPVAKGKRARYGGDDVALLRTLGAARKAGLAPEMLPIDILQRYLEALRNLVTVELEMFRHGVLPAAGERTEDLTEAATVLSERLVVLLRRRLLLPLLAEAMRAAVPAKRRGNQ
- a CDS encoding MYXO-CTERM sorting domain-containing protein, whose protein sequence is MASALCASTASADLIPSGFKSVKLSIQVEAQVPEGRALLLANTFQGASVITGSEVQSVDWHPMAGDMRLISVSAADAEEVKKLSSPGANREKLKAIFARAQNCSEPIQGVRTLPESNPADEVRWRFRVSFKGASCQTDESATLYLNKEGKIVGTAIKNGARAESPVAPNADTPAPVASSPSPATPTSAPPPAAPPAKSGCGSCVVGSASGPAGADWTAIAAAAALALLRRRRRF
- a CDS encoding metallophosphoesterase produces the protein MPRPALIVSDLHLSPNSPVRISSALAAVLEDHADAELIVAGDSLDLSLLRDPEATADSLTDYLRPHTSLRAALQQRLGRGVPVRFVLGNHDAPLGRSDAVQALRAVLRVQDAAPLEVVPWFLRRGSVHIEHGHAYDPDNADAHPLASPDCTLDSLGIALTRRFLAPSGAMRFKHRQHTTPLAGLVDCFRHYRHRAPGIVAHYFWVAGQLCFEARDPKRGLASFARGKDKVDAFAADVGIDAERLHRLIQALPPARHLDARETFLRLYFDRTLPTAALAVSLPLALTGNGLAVGVAVASALTLAISLRGGVNRYYRHAELELERGADLVRQLTGASHVILGHTHVEADEPGYTNLGSFAFTRSDAHAYVWLDEQQRIERRVVA
- a CDS encoding Dyp-type peroxidase, which translates into the protein MDAAQSQILQPVPKHSRYLSYQLLPRVAARDALAALQRHAKTAGCVLGLGESLVRAVGASVDGLRESPALAGPGVSVPSTPMALWVWLAGDDRGELLHRGRELTNQLREWFELSGVIDGFRYREGLDLSGYEDGTENPQGEKAVQTAFVPSGKLAGSSFVAVQQWQHELDRFAAMSAEEQDHTIGRRRSDNDEIDDAPASAHVKRTAQESFEPEAFILRRSMPWAESDRAGLVFVAFGKSFDAFEALLERMLGLEDGTTDALFHFTRPLSSSYFWCPPVREGRLDLSALGM